A section of the Hevea brasiliensis isolate MT/VB/25A 57/8 chromosome 17, ASM3005281v1, whole genome shotgun sequence genome encodes:
- the LOC110633872 gene encoding G-type lectin S-receptor-like serine/threonine-protein kinase RKS1: protein MKHMPRAQNQIADALATLASLWEKGDQKLTQLVILMRSRIPCYEGLIIAHLDLEDEMKWYEDIRRYLEVREYPQSANNRDRATIRRLATQFTLAGGQLYKRFFEGLLLLCVTKKQSEQIMEEVHAGVCGPYMNGRVLAANRNKPINGSSGVLSINQYGNLILYSSHEMKVPVWSTNISMEVTYTCVAQLLESGNFVLVEDRSKRILWQSFDYPTDTNLPGMKLGLNQKTGIRRFLSSWKSKDDPASGDYLVEVNPTGSPQIFLYKGTKSYRRGIPWPLRSYVDLLNYSFINSEDEIFTSYSVVDTSVIVRIVLDYSGMMRHQIWREKDGKWKEYWSGPKYQCDTYAHCGAYGKCNPDRFNVRFECDCLPGYEPKSSKDWNILKDASGGCVRKRLESSSVCDNGEGFVKVEDVKVPDTSVAAWVAMDMTAIDCEKECRRNCSCSAYVSIDIPGRGSTGCLAWFGESMDTVYLADDGYDIYVRVDSLELGTYYFLGTNF, encoded by the exons atGAAGCACATGCCTAGAGCTCAGAACCAGATAGCTGATGCTCTAGCCACGCTGGCATCCTTATGGGAGAAGGGTGATCAGAAGCTGACCCAGCTAGTTATCTTGATGAGGAGTAGAATCCCATGCTATGAAGGGTTAATAATAGCACATTTAGATCTAGAAGATGAGATGAAATGGTATGAGGACATAAGAAGATATTTAGAGGTAAGAGAATACCCACAGTCAGCCAATAATagggatagagctacaattcgtagattagccactcagttcACTTTGGCTGGGGGGCAACTCTACAAAAGGTTCTTCGAAGGACTATTGCTCTTGTGTGTGACGAAAAAGCAGTCTGAGCAGATAATGGAGGAAGTACATGCAGGAGTGTGTGGTCCTTACATGAACGGAAGGGTATTAGCAG CAAATAGGAACAAGCCAATCAATGGTTCTTCTGGAGTTCTATCAATTAACCAATATGGGAACCTCATTCTCTATAGCAGCCACGAAATGAAAGTTCCAGTGTGGTCTACAAATATTTCAATGGAAGTGACATATACTTGTGTAGCTCAGCTCTTGGAATCAGGAAATTTCGTTTTGGTTGAAGATAGAAGCAAAAGAATTCTATGGCAAAGCTTTGATTATCCTACAGATACTAACCTTCCAGGAATGAAACTTGGCTTGAACCAGAAGACAGGTATTCGCAGGTTCCTCAGTTCATGGAAATCAAAGGATGACCCAGCAAGTGGAGACTATTTGGTTGAGGTCAACCCAACAGGATCACCACAAATCTTTCTCTACAAGGGCACAAAGAGTTATCGGCGAGGCATCCCGTGGCCGTTGAGAAGTTATGTGGATTTATTAAACTACAGTTTTATCAACAGTGAAGATGAGATTTTCACCTCCTACTCTGTTGTTGATACTTCTGTTATTGTAAGGATAGTATTAGATTATTCAGGAATGATGAGACACCAGATATGGCGTGAAAAGGATGGCAAATGGAAAGAATACTGGTCAGGACCTAAGTATCAGTGTGATACATATGCACATTGTGGTGCCTATGGTAAGTGTAATCCTGACCGATTTAATGTTAGATTTGAATGTGATTGTTTACCTGGGTATGAACCAAAATCCTCAAAGGACTGGAATATTCTGAAAGATGCGTCAGGTGGGTGTGTCAGAAAGCGGCTAGAGTCCTCTTCCGTATGTGATAATGGAGAAGGATTTGTGAAAGTGGAAGATGTTAAGGTTCCTGATACTTCAGTAGCAGCTTGGGTGGCCATGGACATGACTGCTATAGACTGTGAAAAGGAATGCAGGAGGAATTGTTCATGTTCTGCATATGTAAGCATAGACATCCCAGGAAGAGGGAGTACTGGTTGTCTGGCTTGGTTTGGAGAATCAATGGACACAGTATACCTTGCGGATGACGGATATGATATTTATGTTCGAGTTGATTCACTTGAATTAGGTACTTACTACTTTCTTGGAACTAATTTTTAA
- the LOC110639903 gene encoding G-type lectin S-receptor-like serine/threonine-protein kinase RKS1, whose amino-acid sequence MAFLERKDTQAILALSVVSAWFIIILFAYLLHKRKKKEARNKWNESLLHRIGNSHYHKDTLAANEVSMSLPDIAFFDLSTILTATDNFSPSNKLGQGGSGLVYKGQLSNGQAVAVKRLSKNSGQGIEEFKNEVMLIAKLQHKNLVKIVGCCVHGEEPMLIYEYLPNKSLDSFLFNERKRTILDWRKRFDIIVGIARGILYLHNDSRLRIIHRDLKASNILLDAEMNPKISDFGMARVFKANQIQEKTNRVVGTFGYMSPEYVVFGKFSEKSDIFSFGVILLEIITGKNNNGFHEEDSYLSLIGHVWELWKEGSVLEIVEVVSR is encoded by the exons ATGGCTTTTCTTGAAAGGAAGGATACGCAGGCCATCTTAGCATTATCTGTAGTTTCAGCCTGGTTTATCATTatcttatttgcatatttactgcacaagaggaagaaaaaagaag CCAGGAACAAATGGAACGAAAGTTTACTGCACAGAATTGGTAATTCACACTACCATAAGGATACTTTGGCGGCAAATGAAGTTAGTATGAGTCTTCCAGACATTGCATTTTTCGATCTGAGCACGATACTTACAGCGACTGACAATTTCTCTCCATCTAACAAACTAGGACAAGGTGGTTCTGGCTTGGTATATAAG GGTCAACTGTCTAACGGACAGGCGGTGGCCGTGAAAAGACTTTCCAAAAATTCAGGACAAGGAATAGAAGAATTCAAGAATGAAGTTATGTTGATCGCAAAGCTTCAACACAAGAACCTTGTGAAAATCGTAGGATGTTGTGTTCACGGAGAAGAGCCAATGTTAATTTATGAATACTTGCCAAACAAAAGCTTGGACTCCTTTCTTTTCA ATGAAAGAAAAAGGACAATTTTGGATTGGAGAAAGCGCTTTGATATTATTGTTGGGATTGCTCGAGGGATCTTGTATCTTCACAATGACTCAAGGTTGAGAATTATTCATAGGGATTTAAAAGCTAGCAACATTCTATTAGACGCAGAGATGAAcccaaaaatttcagattttggcaTGGCTAGAGTCTTTAAAGCAAATCAAATTCAAGAGAAGACAAATAGAGTAGTTGGAACATT TGGTTATATGTCACCAGAATATGTGGTGTTCGGAAAATTTTCAGAAAAATCTGATATCTTCAGTTTTGGGGTAATATTATTAGAGATCATTACTGGGAAGAATAACAATGGCTTCCATGAAGAGGATTCCTACCTAAGCTTGATAGGACAT GTGTGGGAGTTGTGGAAAGAAGGAAGCGTATTGGAGATAGTTGAGGTTGTAAGTCGCTAA